One part of the Balneolaceae bacterium genome encodes these proteins:
- the tsaB gene encoding tRNA (adenosine(37)-N6)-threonylcarbamoyltransferase complex dimerization subunit type 1 TsaB, producing the protein MILAIETSTPVCSVALGKGRRSVIEKRMEGRSVHSERTFEFMKELLDRHSLKVSDLDAVLFSNGPGSYTGLRIGASAIKGLLFQQEVPLYTLPTLLSFAIPFLTENPPAIHAVIDARRKHLYHQKIKTGLDGGVEVSGADIVEIEKLQDQIGKGDVVIGTGWERLEIENRGEISWYGTEAISAKNLVLGWNHPELKKHFKKTDVESFEPEYLTLSQVNDTDV; encoded by the coding sequence ATGATTTTAGCCATTGAAACATCCACACCGGTTTGCTCGGTTGCTTTGGGAAAGGGCAGGCGAAGTGTAATAGAAAAGAGAATGGAGGGGAGATCGGTACATTCGGAACGGACGTTTGAGTTCATGAAGGAACTTTTGGATCGGCATTCGTTAAAGGTATCAGACTTAGATGCTGTTCTTTTTAGTAACGGTCCGGGTTCTTACACGGGACTGAGAATTGGTGCCTCGGCGATTAAAGGATTGCTTTTTCAGCAGGAGGTTCCGCTTTACACCCTTCCAACACTTCTCAGTTTTGCCATTCCGTTTTTAACCGAAAATCCACCCGCTATCCATGCTGTGATTGATGCGCGAAGGAAGCATTTGTACCATCAAAAAATTAAAACTGGTTTAGACGGAGGAGTTGAAGTTTCCGGGGCGGATATAGTTGAGATCGAAAAATTACAGGATCAAATCGGGAAGGGAGATGTGGTGATAGGAACCGGCTGGGAGCGTTTGGAAATCGAAAACAGGGGAGAGATCTCCTGGTATGGAACCGAAGCAATTTCGGCAAAGAATCTTGTACTTGGATGGAATCATCCGGAGCTGAAAAAACATTTCAAAAAAACAGATGTAGAATCGTTTGAGCCGGAGTATTTAACGTTGTCTCAGGTGAATGACACGGATGTGTAA
- the obgE gene encoding GTPase ObgE, with product MRFADYAKIYVTGGHGGSGMSHFRREKYEPKGGPDGGDGGKGGDVILRGNEQLNTLLDLRYRKYVKAEHGQNGHTSRKQGKAGENEILEVPMGTVAYDAESKERIGEITEDGEEIVIAKGGKGGLGNWHFRSATNQTPQHAQEGEEGEERTVELELKLIADVGLVGFPNAGKSTLLSAISAAKPKIADYPFTTLEPNLGVVTTTDYRSFVMADIPGIIEDAHEGKGLGIQFLRHIERNNLLLFVIAVDADIKQEYNALLNELKAYRSDLLDKPRLLAISKMDLKENYELDEEPELDDDIDTILISSATGHNMEELKELIWEKLQNIENNESS from the coding sequence ATGAGATTTGCCGATTACGCCAAAATTTATGTAACAGGGGGGCATGGTGGAAGCGGCATGTCTCACTTCAGGCGGGAAAAATATGAGCCTAAAGGAGGGCCAGACGGTGGCGACGGCGGCAAAGGCGGAGATGTAATTCTCAGAGGGAATGAACAGCTAAACACCCTTCTCGACCTTAGATACAGAAAATATGTAAAGGCCGAGCATGGTCAGAATGGGCATACCTCGCGAAAACAGGGGAAAGCCGGAGAAAACGAAATTCTTGAAGTACCGATGGGAACGGTTGCGTATGATGCAGAATCCAAAGAACGAATAGGTGAGATTACAGAAGATGGAGAGGAAATAGTCATTGCCAAAGGCGGAAAGGGCGGACTTGGTAACTGGCATTTTCGAAGTGCAACCAATCAAACACCTCAACACGCACAGGAAGGCGAGGAAGGTGAAGAGCGAACCGTTGAACTGGAATTGAAGCTTATTGCAGATGTTGGCCTTGTTGGTTTCCCAAACGCTGGAAAGAGCACGCTTCTATCAGCTATTTCTGCGGCAAAACCTAAAATTGCGGACTATCCTTTTACTACGCTGGAGCCAAATTTGGGGGTTGTAACTACCACCGATTACAGAAGTTTTGTGATGGCTGATATCCCCGGGATTATCGAAGATGCCCACGAAGGAAAGGGTTTGGGAATCCAGTTTTTAAGGCATATTGAGCGGAATAATTTACTGCTGTTTGTGATTGCTGTTGATGCTGATATCAAACAAGAATACAATGCTCTACTGAATGAGCTGAAAGCCTATCGGTCTGACCTGCTGGATAAACCCCGTTTGCTTGCTATCAGTAAAATGGACTTGAAAGAGAACTACGAGTTGGATGAAGAACCAGAATTAGACGATGATATTGATACAATTCTGATATCTTCTGCAACCGGGCACAATATGGAAGAGCTGAAAGAATTAATTTGGGAGAAACTACAAAACATTGAAAACAACGAGTCATCATAG
- the accD gene encoding acetyl-CoA carboxylase, carboxyltransferase subunit beta — translation MAWFKRKDTNIQTEKKKDMPEGIWVKVPETGETIHRRELEENSWVDPLSGYHFRIGSKEYFSILFDDEKFEEIGGEIMPTDPLDFEDRKKYKDRIKQTQKKTGLSDACRVGVGKLDKHNVVIACMDFSFIGGSMGSVVGERLCRAIDYARENKTPLIIISQSGGARMMESVYSLMQLPKTSGKLALLEREKVPYISVMTNPTTGGVTASYAMLGDFNIAEPGALIGFAGPRVIRQTIGRDLPEGFQTSEYLLEHGFLDFIVARPKMKKKLSKLLRILEN, via the coding sequence ATGGCGTGGTTTAAAAGAAAAGACACCAATATTCAAACCGAGAAGAAAAAGGATATGCCCGAGGGCATATGGGTGAAAGTTCCCGAAACGGGTGAAACCATTCACCGGCGCGAGCTTGAAGAGAATAGCTGGGTAGATCCGCTGAGTGGGTATCATTTCAGAATCGGCAGCAAGGAATACTTCTCCATCTTGTTTGATGATGAAAAATTTGAAGAGATTGGAGGTGAAATCATGCCCACAGATCCTCTCGATTTTGAAGATCGCAAGAAATACAAAGATCGGATCAAACAAACCCAGAAAAAAACGGGCCTTTCGGATGCCTGCCGTGTTGGAGTTGGAAAGCTTGATAAGCACAATGTTGTAATTGCATGTATGGATTTTTCGTTTATCGGCGGAAGTATGGGGTCTGTAGTGGGAGAGCGTTTGTGCAGGGCAATTGACTACGCCAGGGAAAATAAAACTCCACTGATAATCATATCGCAATCAGGAGGAGCGCGAATGATGGAAAGTGTGTATAGCCTGATGCAGTTACCTAAAACTTCCGGAAAACTGGCTCTTTTGGAAAGGGAAAAAGTACCATACATATCTGTGATGACCAATCCAACGACGGGTGGAGTGACAGCCAGTTATGCAATGCTGGGTGATTTTAACATTGCCGAACCCGGAGCACTGATTGGATTTGCAGGTCCGCGGGTAATTCGTCAAACCATCGGAAGAGATCTGCCGGAGGGCTTTCAAACATCGGAGTATCTGCTGGAGCATGGATTTCTTGATTTTATTGTAGCCCGGCCCAAGATGAAGAAAAAATTATCGAAACTGCTTCGGATATTGGAGAATTAA